The following proteins come from a genomic window of Vallitaleaceae bacterium 9-2:
- a CDS encoding DeoR/GlpR family DNA-binding transcription regulator, with product MFGIERLQAIRELVKEKKSVEVAYLSKELDVSEVTIRRDLDKLEKEGLVEKTYGGAILIEKSGATLDEKKYKIDEESNDENQCFQRITGVAAKTIEPGDTVFIGGSGMGLELVKCLVDAKDMIIVTNNVEIAMFVYKQTDHKLVMLGGEIDMVSGNVVEFDQLDELLIEKAFITADGVDLQYGYTVNEKNEVRLYKKLHQVSRDIILVVPSDRYHRRGLVKMAPLQSIMTIVSDKEMPEDFKAFYFENNIKVHTSMLN from the coding sequence ATGTTTGGTATCGAAAGACTGCAAGCGATAAGGGAGCTTGTTAAAGAGAAGAAATCAGTTGAAGTAGCATATTTGAGCAAAGAGCTTGATGTCTCAGAAGTAACTATTCGTAGGGATTTAGACAAATTGGAAAAAGAAGGGCTTGTTGAAAAAACTTACGGTGGCGCCATCCTCATTGAAAAGAGTGGGGCGACTTTAGATGAAAAAAAATATAAAATAGATGAAGAGAGCAATGATGAAAATCAATGCTTTCAACGTATTACTGGAGTTGCTGCTAAGACTATAGAACCTGGAGATACGGTTTTTATTGGTGGTAGCGGGATGGGGCTTGAGTTAGTAAAATGTCTTGTGGATGCCAAGGATATGATTATTGTTACCAATAATGTGGAGATTGCAATGTTTGTATATAAGCAAACAGATCATAAGTTAGTTATGCTGGGTGGCGAGATTGATATGGTCAGCGGCAATGTTGTAGAGTTTGACCAACTCGATGAACTGCTTATTGAAAAAGCTTTCATTACAGCGGATGGTGTTGACTTGCAGTATGGGTATACCGTCAATGAAAAAAATGAAGTCCGTCTGTATAAGAAGCTTCATCAGGTTTCTAGAGATATTATATTGGTTGTCCCAAGTGACCGATATCATCGACGTGGGCTTGTCAAGATGGCGCCGCTACAGTCCATTATGACCATTGTATCGGACAAAGAGATGCCGGAAGATTTTAAAGCGTTTTATTTTGAGAACAATATTAAGGTGCACACGTCAATGTTGAACTAA